A single Pseudodesulfovibrio aespoeensis Aspo-2 DNA region contains:
- a CDS encoding HDOD domain-containing protein has product MNQDKIQSFLRELPKMRNDLPFSPEVFRKLFFQTGASSLASLEEVGKTLGNDQGLTTRVLSLANSAYYGLQAEVQSVSRAAAVLGMAEIRNIVLTLGVNGLTRGRTMPNGFDLGEYWRHQFFVAMIARELSRITEVGNPDNLFTAGLLHDIGKLIIAMRRPEDWVGIRELADAEDMLDAEAEEEYWGLDHAVIGALVLKSWDLPPTLVEPVNWHHAPELSPGHSNEATVICVSDCAAHAVEEEEDRYDSRLDALCPDLEMEREEVLEVAEELAESKDIEQFIRLLS; this is encoded by the coding sequence ATGAACCAGGACAAGATTCAGAGTTTCTTGCGCGAACTCCCCAAAATGCGCAACGACCTGCCCTTTTCACCAGAGGTGTTCAGGAAGCTCTTTTTTCAGACCGGGGCCTCGTCCCTGGCCTCCCTCGAAGAGGTGGGCAAGACCCTGGGCAATGACCAGGGATTGACCACCCGCGTGCTCAGCCTCGCCAATTCGGCCTATTACGGCCTTCAGGCCGAGGTCCAGTCCGTGTCCCGCGCCGCCGCCGTGCTCGGCATGGCCGAGATCCGCAACATCGTGCTCACCCTGGGCGTCAACGGACTCACGCGCGGTCGAACCATGCCCAACGGGTTCGACCTGGGCGAGTACTGGCGGCACCAGTTTTTCGTGGCCATGATCGCCAGGGAGCTCTCTCGCATCACCGAGGTCGGCAATCCGGACAACCTGTTCACCGCCGGGCTGCTGCACGACATCGGCAAGCTCATCATCGCCATGCGCCGCCCGGAAGACTGGGTGGGCATCCGCGAGCTGGCCGATGCCGAGGACATGCTCGACGCCGAGGCCGAGGAAGAGTACTGGGGGCTGGACCACGCCGTGATCGGCGCCCTGGTGCTCAAATCCTGGGATCTGCCGCCTACCCTGGTGGAGCCGGTCAACTGGCACCACGCTCCGGAGCTTTCGCCCGGCCACTCCAACGAGGCCACGGTCATCTGTGTGTCCGACTGCGCGGCCCACGCCGTGGAAGAGGAGGAGGACCGCTACGACAGCCGGCTTGATGCCCTGTGTCCGGACCTGGAAATGGAGCGCGAAGAGGTCTTGGAAGTGGCCGAGGAATTGGCCGAATCAAAGGACATCGAACAGTTCATCAGACTGCTCTCATAA
- a CDS encoding tetratricopeptide repeat protein, producing MTERSDTEHPGRGVVRDGAEKIKGVFSTQSVSKIGTGTSQRRTIQKTYWSGEELEDGTIGVQPLNRNYVPSGPKRILERDEFLTKFNPEPEFYLSTVYPAIRQMDEAVVRGEKHRERGAAYSAEFEFKQATAIDEENVRANFGLGLTYLDRGDQVKANDIFERLVGLEAAFEEEHKHLFNDFGINMRKNKMYEQALQYYLRAEGLVADDEHLFHNIARCFYEKGDVEGCKKYLRKSLEVNPDLKESRMFWAFLKSEGHVDKAEGGPGPESGQPEAEPVREAGQADAGKPGSGKPGTGESKNGESKNGKSGDGKSGSGKPGAPLVLTLD from the coding sequence ATGACTGAGCGAAGTGACACCGAGCACCCCGGACGGGGGGTTGTCAGAGACGGCGCCGAGAAGATCAAGGGGGTCTTCTCCACCCAGTCCGTGTCCAAGATCGGCACCGGCACCAGCCAGCGACGCACCATCCAGAAGACCTACTGGAGTGGCGAGGAGCTGGAGGACGGCACCATTGGCGTGCAGCCTCTCAACCGCAACTATGTCCCCTCCGGCCCCAAGCGCATCCTTGAGCGCGACGAATTTCTGACCAAATTCAATCCTGAGCCCGAATTCTACCTCTCCACCGTGTATCCGGCCATCAGGCAGATGGACGAGGCCGTGGTGCGCGGCGAGAAGCACCGCGAGCGCGGCGCGGCCTACAGCGCCGAGTTCGAGTTCAAGCAGGCCACGGCCATTGACGAGGAGAACGTGCGCGCCAACTTCGGCCTGGGCCTGACCTACCTCGACCGGGGCGATCAGGTGAAGGCCAACGACATCTTCGAGCGCCTCGTCGGGCTCGAGGCGGCCTTTGAGGAGGAGCACAAGCACCTGTTCAACGATTTCGGCATCAACATGCGCAAGAACAAGATGTACGAACAGGCCCTGCAATACTACCTGCGCGCCGAGGGTCTGGTGGCGGACGACGAGCACCTGTTCCACAACATCGCGCGCTGCTTCTATGAAAAGGGCGACGTTGAGGGGTGCAAGAAATACCTGCGCAAGAGCCTTGAGGTCAATCCGGACCTCAAGGAGAGCCGCATGTTCTGGGCCTTTCTCAAGAGCGAGGGGCATGTGGACAAGGCCGAGGGCGGACCGGGTCCCGAATCCGGCCAGCCGGAAGCGGAGCCGGTGCGCGAAGCGGGGCAGGCAGACGCTGGCAAGCCGGGGTCGGGCAAGCCGGGAACGGGCGAGTCGAAAAACGGCGAGTCGAAAAACGGCAAATCGGGTGACGGCAAATCGGGCAGCGGCAAGCCTGGGGCTCCGCTGGTCCTGACTCTGGACTGA
- the pyrF gene encoding orotidine-5'-phosphate decarboxylase: MAELVVALDYPDGASALTMARSLRGAVPWVKVGLELFTAEGPAVVTGLKDLGFRVFLDMKFFDIPNTVRGATRSAARLGVDMVNIHALGGERMARAALEGCAEGCAEGFAKGTRADQEPPLLLAVTMLTSMAAGDLPLECAPPPSEMVLDLAVKAKQYGVNGVVCSGLEVEAVKKACGGRFICLTPGIRPASAGGDDQRRVVTPAQAVRSGSDYLVVGRPITGAASPADAALVIVEEIRSA, from the coding sequence ATGGCTGAACTGGTGGTCGCCCTTGATTATCCGGACGGTGCGTCCGCCCTGACCATGGCCCGCTCCCTGCGCGGCGCGGTGCCGTGGGTCAAGGTGGGGCTTGAGCTGTTCACGGCTGAAGGTCCGGCAGTGGTCACGGGCCTGAAGGATCTCGGATTTCGGGTCTTTCTGGACATGAAATTCTTCGACATCCCCAACACGGTCCGGGGCGCGACCCGCTCCGCCGCGCGGCTGGGGGTGGACATGGTCAACATCCACGCCCTGGGCGGCGAGCGCATGGCCCGCGCGGCCCTGGAGGGGTGCGCAGAGGGGTGTGCAGAGGGGTTCGCCAAAGGGACGCGCGCCGACCAGGAGCCGCCGCTGCTCCTGGCTGTGACCATGCTCACCAGCATGGCCGCGGGCGATCTGCCCCTTGAGTGCGCGCCGCCACCCTCGGAAATGGTCCTTGACCTGGCTGTGAAAGCCAAGCAATATGGCGTAAATGGAGTGGTCTGTTCCGGGCTTGAGGTCGAGGCGGTCAAGAAGGCCTGTGGGGGGCGGTTCATCTGCCTGACCCCGGGCATCCGGCCTGCCTCGGCAGGGGGGGATGACCAGCGTCGGGTGGTCACCCCGGCCCAGGCTGTCCGGTCCGGCTCCGACTATCTCGTGGTGGGCAGGCCCATCACCGGGGCCGCGTCCCCGGCGGACGCTGCACTCGTCATTGTCGAGGAGATTCGATCAGCCTGA
- the gmk gene encoding guanylate kinase — MGSDHHNIRLGQILVVCAPSGTGKSTLIEMLRREYPDFGFSVSYTTRAPRGQEQDGREYHFVTRDVFMEMRERGEFCEWAEVHGNFYGTATAPVEAMLDQGRDVLFDIDVQGAKQLRKTFYKGTFVFLLPPSRAELVRRLTRRGTDSGESIARRLTNATGEMRQADFFDYWVVNDDLDTAYEELRAVYLAGRCKPVLRPGMLDSILDTWGSDG, encoded by the coding sequence GTGGGCAGTGACCATCACAACATCCGCCTGGGGCAGATCCTGGTGGTCTGCGCGCCGAGCGGCACGGGCAAGAGCACGCTCATCGAGATGCTCAGGCGGGAGTATCCAGACTTCGGTTTTTCCGTCTCCTACACCACCCGCGCCCCCAGGGGGCAGGAGCAGGACGGGCGGGAATACCATTTCGTCACCCGTGACGTTTTTATGGAAATGCGGGAGCGGGGCGAGTTTTGCGAATGGGCCGAGGTCCATGGCAACTTCTACGGCACGGCCACCGCGCCGGTGGAGGCGATGCTGGACCAGGGCCGCGACGTGCTTTTCGACATCGACGTGCAGGGGGCCAAGCAGCTGCGCAAGACCTTCTACAAGGGCACTTTCGTCTTCCTGCTGCCGCCCTCGCGCGCCGAGCTGGTGCGCAGGCTGACCCGGCGCGGCACCGATTCCGGGGAATCCATCGCCCGCAGATTGACCAATGCGACGGGCGAGATGCGGCAGGCCGACTTCTTCGACTACTGGGTGGTCAACGACGACCTGGACACGGCCTATGAGGAACTGCGGGCCGTGTATCTGGCCGGGCGGTGCAAGCCCGTGCTGCGGCCCGGCATGCTCGACTCCATCCTCGACACCTGGGGGAGCGATGGCTGA
- a CDS encoding DUF370 domain-containing protein: protein MQKQGLLNVGFGNFVVLSRVVSIVNPTSAPMRRLREDARQEGRLIDATQGRKTRAIIVTDSNHVILSAIQAETVGQRFSAEEGE, encoded by the coding sequence ATGCAGAAACAGGGATTGCTCAACGTGGGCTTTGGCAACTTCGTGGTTTTGAGCCGCGTGGTCTCCATCGTCAACCCCACCAGCGCGCCCATGCGCCGCCTGCGCGAGGACGCGCGCCAGGAGGGGCGGCTCATCGACGCCACCCAGGGCCGCAAGACGCGCGCCATCATCGTCACTGATTCCAACCACGTCATCCTCTCGGCCATCCAGGCCGAGACCGTGGGCCAGCGTTTCAGCGCCGAAGAGGGGGAATAG
- a CDS encoding YicC/YloC family endoribonuclease, with translation MPVSMTGFGRFETTEDAWTHVWEIKSVNGRFLDVKWRLPGFLRGLENGWEKVVRAHASRGRVDVSLNLEVMDAGVLGVTFNETMARAMFRQMEKLAQSEGRVFEPDYNRVLSMSSLWRDSGSEPDPGLAESLTRGLEGALLDWMHSRTVEGGAMVADLLARFETLGGLTRAVAVRVPGILEEKKASLRQRITDMLASAGAEFSEDRMLQEVAYLTDKLDVSEELTRLDAHLQRIGETLRTGSDVGKKLDFLIQETFREINTCGNKAQDVEVSRLVVDFKAELERCREQVQNIE, from the coding sequence ATGCCTGTCAGCATGACCGGTTTTGGCCGGTTCGAGACCACTGAGGACGCCTGGACCCACGTCTGGGAGATCAAGAGCGTCAATGGCCGTTTTCTCGACGTGAAGTGGCGGCTGCCCGGCTTTTTGCGTGGCCTGGAGAACGGCTGGGAAAAGGTCGTCCGCGCCCATGCCTCGCGGGGCCGGGTGGATGTCTCCCTCAACCTGGAGGTCATGGACGCCGGGGTGCTCGGCGTGACCTTCAACGAGACCATGGCCAGGGCCATGTTCCGCCAGATGGAGAAATTGGCCCAGAGCGAAGGGCGCGTGTTCGAGCCGGATTACAACCGCGTCCTGTCCATGTCGTCCCTGTGGCGCGACTCGGGCAGCGAGCCTGATCCCGGTCTGGCCGAGAGCCTGACACGCGGGCTTGAGGGCGCGCTTTTGGACTGGATGCACTCGCGCACCGTGGAGGGTGGGGCCATGGTGGCCGACCTGTTGGCCCGGTTCGAGACCCTGGGCGGGTTGACCCGTGCCGTGGCCGTGCGCGTTCCGGGCATTCTGGAAGAGAAGAAGGCCAGCCTGCGCCAGCGCATCACCGACATGCTCGCCTCTGCCGGGGCGGAGTTCTCCGAGGACCGCATGCTCCAGGAGGTGGCCTACCTGACGGACAAGCTCGATGTCTCCGAGGAGCTGACCCGGCTCGACGCTCATCTTCAGCGCATCGGCGAGACCCTGCGCACGGGCAGCGACGTGGGCAAGAAGCTCGATTTCCTCATCCAGGAGACCTTCCGCGAGATCAACACCTGCGGCAACAAGGCCCAGGACGTGGAGGTCAGCCGGTTGGTGGTGGATTTCAAGGCCGAGCTTGAGCGGTGCCGCGAGCAGGTGCAGAACATTGAATAG
- a CDS encoding DUF4416 family protein: protein MSTPKTPLPGLLVLSILSARWDDVWPGLLHELEARFGPAGHVSDLFPFDQTGYYDKELGTPIVRRLLAFDALRPLDELAGIKLLTNALETAHAGQRGRLFNLDPGFLTLERLVLATGKNFSHRIYLGSGIWADLTLIWQRRGWVDFPWTFPDYAGEDMKSRLTKLRQLYKTKLNNQKD from the coding sequence GTGAGCACGCCGAAGACCCCGCTGCCCGGACTCCTGGTCCTCTCCATCCTGAGCGCACGGTGGGACGATGTCTGGCCCGGCCTGCTCCATGAGCTGGAGGCGCGCTTCGGCCCGGCTGGGCATGTCTCGGACCTGTTCCCCTTTGACCAGACCGGATACTACGACAAGGAGCTCGGCACGCCCATCGTCCGGCGGCTGCTCGCCTTTGACGCCCTGCGTCCCCTGGACGAGCTGGCCGGGATCAAGCTGTTGACCAATGCCCTTGAGACCGCCCATGCCGGGCAAAGGGGGCGGCTGTTCAACCTTGATCCCGGATTCCTCACCCTGGAGCGGCTGGTGCTGGCCACGGGCAAGAATTTTTCCCACCGCATTTACCTTGGCAGCGGCATCTGGGCGGACCTGACGCTCATCTGGCAGCGCCGGGGGTGGGTGGATTTCCCCTGGACCTTTCCGGACTACGCGGGCGAGGACATGAAATCGCGGCTGACAAAGTTGCGTCAGTTGTATAAAACCAAGCTCAATAACCAAAAGGATTGA
- a CDS encoding MiaB/RimO family radical SAM methylthiotransferase — protein sequence MIRFYTATLGCKINQYETRSIAEAWTGHGQAFETGAPQEADLILINSCAVTANAVADLRQTVRSLHRASPTAGIIVTGCAAQVMADELAGLPGVVRVVPQADKGALLAGPAAPPVSPAVLDGEAGALGGFAPFSITGYSRARAVVKVQDGCSHHCTYCIVPQTRGPSVSRPVDAVVAEAVRLLDSGFRELVISGINLRHYGRGLQDRTDFWDLLARLDRELAPRWAGRARLRVSSVEPGQLDHKALDTLAGSSMVCPQLHLSLQSGDPDVLRAMGRGHYDPQGAVDFLIRLGEAWPVIGLGADLITGFPGEDEAGFENTLTLCRVLPLTYAHVFPYSERPGTAAATMAGQVAVPVRKERATRLRALVSRRKRAFGERLLGRPCLDVLVQDQLGRGVSEFYAGCRLTRLPDGAGPRSLVSARPVGLDRGVIVAEPLAASMTDPQENAS from the coding sequence ATGATTCGCTTTTACACCGCCACCCTGGGGTGCAAGATAAACCAGTACGAGACCCGGTCCATCGCCGAGGCATGGACCGGCCACGGGCAGGCGTTTGAGACCGGTGCGCCCCAAGAGGCGGACCTCATCCTGATCAACTCCTGCGCTGTCACGGCCAATGCCGTGGCCGACCTGCGCCAGACCGTGCGCAGTCTGCACCGGGCCAGTCCCACAGCCGGGATCATCGTCACCGGCTGCGCCGCCCAGGTCATGGCCGACGAGCTGGCCGGGCTGCCCGGCGTGGTCCGGGTGGTGCCCCAGGCGGACAAGGGCGCGCTCCTGGCCGGGCCTGCCGCGCCGCCTGTTTCTCCTGCTGTGTTGGATGGCGAGGCCGGGGCGCTGGGCGGGTTTGCACCATTTTCCATCACCGGCTACTCCAGGGCGCGGGCTGTGGTCAAGGTCCAGGACGGCTGCTCGCATCACTGCACCTACTGCATCGTCCCGCAGACGCGCGGACCGTCGGTCAGCCGCCCGGTGGACGCGGTGGTGGCCGAGGCAGTGCGCCTGCTCGACAGCGGGTTCCGCGAGCTGGTCATCAGCGGCATCAACCTGCGCCACTATGGCCGGGGGTTGCAGGACCGCACGGATTTCTGGGATCTCCTGGCCCGGCTGGACAGGGAGCTTGCGCCCCGCTGGGCCGGGCGGGCGCGGCTGCGCGTGTCGTCCGTGGAGCCGGGCCAGCTTGACCACAAGGCGCTGGACACCCTGGCCGGGTCGTCCATGGTCTGTCCACAGCTGCACCTCTCGCTGCAAAGCGGCGACCCGGATGTGCTCCGAGCCATGGGGCGCGGCCACTACGACCCGCAGGGCGCGGTGGATTTTCTCATTCGGCTGGGCGAGGCCTGGCCCGTGATCGGGCTTGGGGCCGATCTCATCACCGGATTTCCCGGCGAGGACGAGGCCGGGTTCGAGAACACCCTGACTCTGTGTCGCGTCCTGCCCCTTACCTATGCCCATGTCTTTCCCTATTCCGAGCGGCCCGGCACGGCAGCCGCGACCATGGCCGGGCAGGTGGCCGTGCCCGTGCGCAAGGAGCGGGCCACCCGGCTGCGCGCCCTGGTCAGTCGCCGCAAGCGGGCCTTTGGCGAGCGGCTCCTGGGGCGTCCCTGCCTCGACGTGCTGGTGCAGGACCAACTGGGGCGCGGGGTGAGCGAGTTCTACGCCGGGTGTCGGTTGACCCGGCTGCCCGACGGGGCCGGTCCGCGCTCCCTGGTCAGTGCCCGGCCCGTGGGCCTGGACCGGGGCGTCATCGTGGCCGAGCCCCTGGCCGCGTCCATGACCGATCCGCAGGAGAATGCGTCGTGA
- a CDS encoding tetratricopeptide repeat protein has translation MRHTLPTCVLVLALAASLFVPLAGCGMPQPKMAGNLSMTLKDYEQAVVEYQKALKDDPDSARLLTGLGRAYYNLGEYAKAEEAFRHAAEVEDYPSAVFYTGLCQIARGDRQGGFDTLTRFRYSGKVQVTNSVHDMAERLAATPDLTDEAITRAMFRAWDEGMERERDMSRSG, from the coding sequence ATGAGACACACCCTGCCGACCTGCGTCCTTGTCCTGGCCCTGGCCGCATCCCTGTTTGTCCCGCTGGCCGGATGCGGCATGCCCCAGCCCAAGATGGCGGGCAACCTGTCCATGACTCTCAAGGACTATGAACAGGCCGTTGTCGAATATCAGAAGGCCCTCAAGGACGACCCGGACTCTGCCCGGCTGCTGACCGGCCTGGGCCGTGCGTACTACAATCTCGGCGAATACGCCAAGGCCGAGGAGGCGTTCCGCCACGCCGCCGAGGTGGAGGACTACCCCAGCGCGGTCTTCTACACCGGCCTGTGCCAGATCGCCAGGGGCGACCGACAGGGCGGTTTCGACACCCTGACCCGGTTCCGCTATTCGGGCAAGGTCCAGGTGACCAACTCGGTGCACGACATGGCCGAGCGGCTGGCCGCCACGCCCGACCTGACCGACGAAGCCATCACCAGGGCCATGTTCCGGGCCTGGGACGAGGGCATGGAGCGCGAGCGGGACATGAGCCGATCCGGCTAG
- a CDS encoding tetratricopeptide repeat protein: MKQTLPFLLAALALLTGCLSYGSVGVGSTSGVGVAFSSHGDFLYSGPDAAYRSNREGLRAFLDQDYATARTHFDATLDAYPGNPDAVFYLGLTLQFLDEREQGFAVLATFRDPLNTRVTQEVQWWTTYCRKKPEMTPDDIRRTLVNARGEGFQREREERWEDRWGI; encoded by the coding sequence ATGAAACAGACGCTACCATTCCTCCTCGCCGCGCTGGCCTTGCTGACCGGCTGCCTCAGCTACGGCTCAGTGGGCGTGGGCTCCACCTCGGGCGTGGGCGTGGCCTTCAGCAGCCACGGCGACTTCCTGTACAGCGGGCCGGATGCGGCCTACCGCAGCAACCGCGAAGGGCTGCGCGCCTTTCTCGACCAGGACTACGCCACGGCCCGCACGCACTTTGACGCGACCCTGGATGCGTATCCCGGCAACCCGGACGCCGTGTTCTACCTCGGCCTGACGCTGCAATTCCTGGACGAACGCGAGCAGGGATTCGCCGTACTCGCCACCTTTCGCGACCCGCTGAACACGCGCGTCACCCAGGAGGTGCAATGGTGGACAACCTATTGCCGCAAGAAGCCGGAGATGACGCCGGACGACATCCGCCGGACCCTGGTCAACGCCAGGGGCGAAGGATTCCAGCGCGAACGCGAGGAGAGATGGGAAGACCGCTGGGGCATCTGA
- the mnmA gene encoding tRNA 2-thiouridine(34) synthase MnmA, whose product MKTAVAVSGGMDSLLALALMRAGGHEVLAVHGRFLPSGPDSDKAIAGLAEACARLGVPLHVADLRREFEREVVAPFADAYRQGRTPNPCAVCNPRMKFGALFRFALSLGADALATGHYARLEERGPSGLLLTRGGDPDKDQSYFLSLVPIETLRRAHFPLGDICKRDVPETLAGLGLTPPLPGESQEICFVPGDDYQTFLTRRGNMPGTGPIRLEDGTVIGRHKGLWRHTQGQRRGLGIAWTEPLYVLDKRVADNTLIVGPKPSLHAPGCVAWQVNFMTDPAGWPEVVMLQTRYRQRARPARFAVDGSRLVFHFIEEHTRPAPGQVAAVYDEAGAVLGGGVIEHALERP is encoded by the coding sequence ATGAAGACAGCCGTAGCCGTGAGCGGGGGCATGGACAGCCTGCTCGCCCTGGCCCTGATGCGGGCGGGCGGGCATGAGGTGCTGGCCGTGCATGGCCGGTTCCTGCCGTCCGGCCCGGATTCGGACAAGGCGATTGCCGGGCTGGCCGAGGCGTGCGCCCGGCTCGGCGTGCCGTTGCATGTGGCGGATCTGCGCCGCGAGTTCGAGCGCGAGGTGGTCGCGCCTTTTGCCGATGCCTACCGTCAGGGGCGTACGCCCAATCCGTGCGCGGTCTGCAACCCGCGCATGAAGTTCGGCGCGCTCTTCCGGTTTGCGCTCTCCCTGGGCGCGGACGCCTTGGCCACCGGCCACTACGCGCGCCTTGAGGAGCGCGGCCCGTCCGGTCTTCTGCTCACGCGCGGGGGCGATCCAGACAAGGACCAGAGCTATTTTCTTTCCCTGGTGCCCATCGAGACCCTGCGCCGGGCCCATTTTCCTCTGGGCGACATCTGCAAGCGGGACGTGCCGGAGACCCTGGCCGGTCTCGGCCTGACGCCGCCCCTGCCGGGCGAGAGCCAGGAGATATGCTTCGTGCCGGGCGACGACTACCAGACGTTCCTGACCCGGCGCGGGAACATGCCCGGCACCGGTCCCATCCGGCTTGAGGACGGCACGGTGATCGGCAGGCACAAGGGGTTGTGGCGGCACACCCAGGGCCAGCGGCGCGGCCTTGGCATCGCCTGGACCGAGCCGCTCTATGTTCTGGACAAGCGCGTGGCCGACAACACCCTGATCGTGGGGCCCAAACCCTCGCTCCACGCTCCTGGCTGCGTGGCCTGGCAGGTCAACTTCATGACCGACCCGGCTGGCTGGCCCGAGGTGGTCATGCTCCAGACCCGCTATCGCCAGCGGGCGCGGCCTGCCCGGTTCGCCGTGGACGGCTCCAGGCTGGTCTTCCATTTCATCGAGGAGCACACCCGCCCGGCCCCCGGTCAGGTGGCGGCGGTGTACGACGAGGCAGGGGCGGTCCTGGGCGGCGGGGTCATCGAGCATGCCCTGGAGCGCCCTTGA
- a CDS encoding glycerol dehydrogenase, which translates to MTSITLFPGRYIQGRDALSKLGGECARLGGNVFVIASPHPLKHLLPAVLPGVTDACRAVVEPFGRECSDEEIQRLLKLCREAGCDLVLGMGGGKTLDAAKAVAHLAAAPSIMVPTIASTDAPCSSVCVVYTNDGVFKRADILPRNPDSVIVDTGVIAQASPRFLAAGMGDALATWFEAESCRIKRAPNIAGAVGSMTAYALARLCRDTLFDYGPAALASCSARAVTPALERVVEANTLLSGLGFESAGLAAAHSIHNGLTALPRTAEFHHGEKVAFGTLVSLFLTDAHPSLMEQTYGFCESVGLPTTLADLGLEEVSDQELLQVAEKACAPGESIHNEPGGISPETVAETIRAADAWGRKRQDASGLHR; encoded by the coding sequence ATGACAAGCATCACCTTGTTTCCGGGCCGGTACATCCAGGGAAGGGACGCCCTGTCCAAGCTGGGCGGCGAATGCGCCCGGCTTGGCGGCAACGTCTTTGTCATCGCCTCCCCCCATCCTCTCAAGCACCTGCTGCCCGCGGTCCTCCCTGGCGTCACCGACGCATGCCGGGCCGTGGTCGAACCTTTTGGGCGGGAATGCTCGGACGAGGAGATTCAGCGGCTCCTCAAGCTGTGCCGCGAAGCAGGCTGCGATCTGGTACTGGGCATGGGCGGCGGCAAGACCCTGGACGCGGCCAAGGCCGTGGCCCATCTGGCCGCAGCGCCCTCGATCATGGTCCCGACCATTGCCTCCACAGACGCCCCGTGCAGTTCGGTCTGCGTGGTCTACACCAATGACGGCGTGTTCAAGCGCGCCGACATCCTGCCGCGCAACCCGGACTCGGTCATCGTGGACACCGGGGTCATCGCCCAGGCGTCGCCCCGCTTCCTGGCGGCGGGCATGGGCGACGCCCTGGCCACCTGGTTCGAGGCCGAGTCGTGCCGCATCAAGCGCGCCCCGAACATCGCGGGCGCGGTCGGGTCCATGACGGCCTATGCCCTGGCCCGGCTGTGCCGGGACACCCTGTTCGACTACGGCCCGGCGGCGCTGGCCTCCTGCTCGGCCAGAGCGGTCACCCCGGCCCTGGAGCGGGTGGTGGAGGCCAACACCCTCCTGAGCGGGCTTGGCTTTGAGAGTGCCGGGCTGGCCGCTGCCCATTCCATCCACAACGGACTGACCGCCCTGCCCCGGACCGCCGAGTTCCATCATGGCGAAAAAGTGGCCTTTGGAACCCTCGTCTCCCTGTTCCTGACCGACGCGCACCCCTCGCTCATGGAGCAGACCTACGGATTCTGCGAGTCCGTGGGCCTGCCCACCACCCTGGCCGATCTGGGCCTTGAGGAGGTCTCGGACCAGGAACTGCTCCAGGTGGCCGAGAAGGCGTGCGCTCCGGGGGAGAGCATCCACAACGAACCCGGCGGGATCTCGCCGGAGACGGTGGCGGAAACGATCAGGGCCGCAGATGCATGGGGCAGGAAAAGGCAAGACGCCTCCGGCTTGCACCGCTAG